From Nicotiana tabacum cultivar K326 chromosome 22, ASM71507v2, whole genome shotgun sequence, one genomic window encodes:
- the LOC107818731 gene encoding ESCRT-related protein CHMP1A, producing the protein MGNAEKLMNQIMELKFTSKSLQRQARKCEKDEKAEKLKVKKAIEKGNMDGARIYAENAIRKRSEQMNYLRLSSRLDAVVARLDTQAKMATISKSMSSIVKSLESSLNTGNLQKMSETMDSFERQFVNMEVQAEFMESSMAGSTSLSTPEDQVGSLMQQVADDYGLEVSVGLPQPAAHAISSKNEEKVNEDDLSRRLAELKARG; encoded by the exons ATGGGGAACGCTGAGAAATTGATGAATCAGATCATGGAGCTGAAGTTCACATCGAAGAGCCTTCAACGCCAAGCCCGAAAATGTGAGAAGGACGAAAAAGCGGAGAAGCTTAAGGTCAAGAAGGCTATTGAGAAAGGAAACATGGACGGCGCTAGAATTTACGCCGAAAACGCCATCCGCAAGCGCAGCGAACAGATGAACTATCTTCGTCTCTCCTCTCGCCTTGACGCCGTTGTCGCTCGCCTCGATACTCAG GCGAAGATGGCGACTATTAGCAAGTCAATGTCGTCGATCGTGAAATCACTAGAATCATCTCTCAACACAGGGAATTTACAGAAGATGTCGGAGACAATGGATTCATTCGAGCGTCAATTTGTTAATATGGAGGTTCAAGCTGAGTTTATGGAGAGTTCTATGGCTGGAAGTACTTCCCTGTCAACTCCAGAGGACCAGGTCGGCAGCCTGATGCAGCAGGTGGCTGATGATTATGGGCTCGAGGTGTCTGTGGGGCTTCCACAACCAGCTGCCCATGCTATATCTTCTAAGAACGAGGAGAAAGTTAATGAGGATGATCTGTCCAGACGTCTGGCTGAGCTCAAGGCGCGTGGGTAA